From the genome of Duffyella gerundensis, one region includes:
- a CDS encoding sugar efflux transporter, whose amino-acid sequence MKSLLTRQRRINPVYAAFMAVSFMVGVAGALQAPTLSLFLAREVDVRPFWIGLFYTVNAVAGIAVSLLLAKRSDNRGDRRMLILFCCAMALINAVLFAFNRDYLTLITVGVFLSALASVAMPQIFALAREYADSSAREVVMFSSIMRAQLSLAWVIGPPLSFALALHYGFTTMFLVAAGLFVICLLLIWLALPSVPRVEQSPEVVLTQISAWRDKDVRLLFLASMIMWSCNTMYIIDMPLYISSTLGLPDNLAGLLMGTAAGLEIPAMLLAGHYVKRVGKRRMMLIAVAAGVLFYLGLVLFQSRTMLMVIQIFNAIFIGIIAGIGMLYFQDLMPGRPGAATTLFTNSISTGVILAGIIQGGLAETFGHYAVYCVALALSVVSFWLSTRVRDV is encoded by the coding sequence ATGAAATCCTTGTTAACGCGCCAGCGCCGCATCAATCCGGTCTATGCGGCGTTTATGGCTGTCTCTTTTATGGTGGGAGTTGCCGGTGCGCTACAGGCGCCAACGCTCAGCCTGTTTCTGGCGCGTGAAGTTGATGTGCGTCCTTTCTGGATCGGCCTGTTTTACACCGTTAACGCCGTTGCGGGCATTGCCGTCAGCCTGCTGCTGGCCAAACGATCGGATAACCGCGGCGATCGCCGCATGCTGATTCTGTTTTGCTGCGCCATGGCGCTGATCAACGCCGTGCTGTTCGCTTTTAATCGCGACTACCTGACGCTGATTACGGTCGGCGTGTTTCTCTCGGCGCTGGCCAGCGTGGCGATGCCGCAAATTTTTGCCCTGGCGCGTGAATATGCCGACAGTTCGGCGCGCGAAGTGGTGATGTTCAGTTCAATCATGCGCGCCCAGCTCTCGCTGGCCTGGGTTATTGGCCCACCGTTGTCTTTTGCGCTGGCGCTGCATTACGGCTTTACCACCATGTTTCTGGTGGCCGCCGGGCTGTTTGTCATCTGCCTGCTGCTGATCTGGCTGGCGCTGCCGTCGGTGCCACGGGTCGAGCAATCGCCCGAAGTGGTGCTGACGCAAATCAGCGCCTGGCGCGATAAAGATGTTCGCCTGCTGTTCCTCGCCTCAATGATTATGTGGAGCTGCAATACCATGTATATCATTGATATGCCGCTCTATATTAGCAGCACGCTTGGCCTGCCTGACAATCTTGCGGGCTTACTGATGGGCACCGCCGCCGGACTGGAAATTCCCGCCATGTTGTTGGCGGGCCATTATGTCAAACGCGTGGGCAAACGACGCATGATGCTGATCGCGGTGGCAGCAGGGGTGCTGTTTTATCTCGGTCTGGTGCTGTTTCAGTCGCGTACTATGCTGATGGTGATTCAGATATTTAATGCGATTTTCATCGGTATTATTGCCGGAATTGGCATGCTCTATTTTCAGGATTTAATGCCGGGCAGACCGGGCGCCGCCACCACACTGTTTACTAACAGCATCTCTACCGGCGTTATTCTGGCGGGAATTATTCAAGGCGGGCTGGCAGAAACCTTTGGCCATTACGCGGTGTATTGCGTGGCGCTGGCACTGTCGGTGGTGTCGTTCTGGTTGTCGACACGGGTACGCGATGTGTGA
- the sgrR gene encoding HTH-type transcriptional regulator SgrR gives MSSSRLQQQFIRLWQCCQGETQATTLNDLALALNCSRRHMRNLLNAMQAAGWLEWQAEAGRGKRSQLRFLYTGLTLQQQRVEDLLDQDRIDQLVQLVGDKDRVRQMIASHLGRRFRQGKHILRILYYRSLLNLLPGAPLRRSETHLARQIFSGLTRINEENGEIEADIAHHWQQISPLHWRFYLRPAIHFHHGRELTMQDVIISLQRVSTQPLYSHLQKIESVAPWTLDIHLSQPDSWLPCLTASIGAMILPEEWPTLPNFARQPIGTGPYAVVDNQATQLKIQAFDDYFGYRALIDEVAIWVLPEITDDLVYAGVKLEGETQAEKSRESRLEEGCYFLLFDQRSDTGRDPEIRRWLSHLCNPVALLNHSEPGYQRYWFPAWGVLPRWHHRPERINVIKPTGLTRLVLTWYKDHVEHQAIANTLQPLLAAEGVELVTQQVDYESWYRGEAESDIWLGSANFTLPLEYSLFALLYEIPLLHHCIDIDWDADAARWRSQQLPLAEWCRQRVADYSLHPLFHHWLLLEGERSMRGVRMNTLGWFDFKSAWFAPPDL, from the coding sequence ATGTCATCGTCGCGGCTTCAGCAGCAGTTCATCCGGCTCTGGCAATGTTGTCAGGGAGAAACGCAGGCCACCACCCTGAACGATCTGGCGCTGGCGCTGAACTGTTCGCGTCGTCATATGCGTAACCTGTTAAATGCCATGCAGGCTGCCGGCTGGCTTGAATGGCAGGCGGAAGCAGGACGCGGCAAACGTTCACAGCTGCGTTTCCTCTATACCGGGCTAACGCTGCAGCAGCAGCGGGTGGAAGATCTGCTGGATCAGGATCGCATCGATCAGCTGGTGCAACTGGTCGGCGACAAGGATCGAGTGCGACAGATGATCGCCTCGCATCTGGGCCGACGCTTTCGTCAGGGGAAGCATATCCTGCGCATTCTCTACTACCGTTCCCTGCTCAATCTGCTGCCTGGCGCCCCGCTCCGCCGCTCGGAAACCCATCTTGCAAGACAGATCTTTAGCGGGCTGACGCGCATAAATGAGGAAAACGGGGAAATCGAAGCGGACATTGCCCATCACTGGCAGCAAATTTCTCCGCTGCACTGGCGGTTCTATCTGCGTCCGGCGATCCACTTTCATCACGGTCGTGAACTGACCATGCAGGATGTGATTATTTCTCTGCAACGTGTCAGCACGCAGCCGCTCTATTCTCACCTGCAAAAGATTGAATCTGTGGCGCCCTGGACGCTGGATATTCATCTTAGCCAGCCCGACAGCTGGCTGCCCTGCCTGACCGCCAGTATCGGTGCCATGATTCTGCCGGAAGAGTGGCCAACGCTGCCCAATTTTGCTCGCCAGCCGATCGGCACCGGGCCTTACGCGGTGGTGGATAATCAAGCCACGCAGCTGAAAATTCAGGCTTTTGACGACTATTTTGGCTATCGTGCGCTGATCGACGAGGTCGCGATCTGGGTCCTGCCTGAGATTACCGACGATCTGGTTTATGCCGGGGTAAAACTGGAGGGCGAAACCCAGGCGGAAAAATCCCGGGAGAGCCGTCTGGAAGAGGGATGCTACTTTTTGCTGTTCGATCAACGCAGTGATACAGGCCGTGATCCGGAGATACGGCGCTGGCTCAGTCATCTGTGCAACCCGGTTGCGCTGCTCAATCATTCCGAGCCGGGCTATCAGCGTTACTGGTTTCCGGCGTGGGGCGTTTTGCCACGCTGGCATCATCGGCCGGAACGCATCAACGTGATTAAACCCACCGGGCTCACTCGTCTGGTGCTCACCTGGTACAAAGATCACGTTGAGCATCAGGCGATCGCGAATACGCTGCAACCCTTGCTGGCTGCCGAGGGCGTGGAGCTGGTCACGCAGCAGGTCGATTATGAAAGCTGGTATCGCGGCGAAGCAGAGAGCGACATCTGGTTAGGCAGCGCCAATTTTACCCTGCCGCTTGAATATTCGCTGTTCGCGCTGCTTTATGAGATTCCGTTACTGCATCACTGCATTGATATCGACTGGGACGCCGACGCTGCGCGCTGGCGATCGCAGCAGCTGCCGCTGGCAGAATGGTGTCGACAGCGCGTAGCCGATTATTCGTTACATCCGCTGTTTCATCACTGGCTGCTACTGGAAGGCGAACGCAGCATGCGCGGTGTACGGATGAACACGCTGGGCTGGTTCGATTTCAAATCGGCCTGGTTTGCACCGCCGGACCTCTAA
- the leuD gene encoding 3-isopropylmalate dehydratase small subunit has translation MAKKFTQHTGIVAPLDAANVDTDAIIPKQFLQKVTRTGFGQHLFNDWRFLDDAGQQPNPEFVLNKPEFKGASILLARENFGCGSSREHAPWALTDFGFHVVIAPSFADIFYGNSFNNQLLPVVLSEEDVETLFQLVKAQPGIRFTVDLEAKTVTAGDKSYAFDLDAFRRHCMINGLDSIGLTLQHNAAIDSYEHNQPAFLR, from the coding sequence ATGGCGAAGAAATTTACGCAACACACCGGTATTGTCGCCCCGCTGGATGCCGCTAACGTCGATACCGATGCCATTATTCCCAAGCAGTTTTTGCAGAAGGTAACGCGCACCGGTTTCGGTCAGCATCTGTTCAACGACTGGCGCTTTCTTGATGACGCCGGACAGCAGCCTAATCCGGAATTTGTGCTGAATAAGCCTGAATTCAAAGGCGCCAGTATCCTGCTGGCACGGGAAAACTTTGGCTGTGGCTCCTCACGTGAGCATGCGCCCTGGGCGCTGACCGACTTCGGTTTTCACGTGGTGATTGCGCCGAGCTTTGCCGACATCTTTTATGGCAACAGCTTCAACAACCAGCTGCTGCCGGTGGTGCTGAGCGAAGAGGACGTTGAGACGTTGTTTCAGCTGGTGAAGGCGCAGCCTGGCATTCGTTTTACCGTGGATCTGGAAGCGAAAACGGTGACAGCGGGTGATAAGAGCTATGCGTTTGATCTTGATGCCTTCCGCCGCCACTGCATGATCAACGGCCTCGACAGCATTGGTCTGACGCTGCAGCATAACGCTGCCATCGACAGCTACGAGCACAATCAGCCCGCGTTCCTGCGCTGA
- the thiP gene encoding thiamine/thiamine pyrophosphate ABC transporter permease ThiP, translated as MATRRQSLSWLLPGGSAAALLLAVALLAFGALWYSAPAIDWRALLNDDYLQHVLLFSFWQASLSALFSVLPAIFLARALWRRRFPGRLLLLRLCAMTLVLPVLVAVFGILSVYGRAGWLATICHWLGMNYTFSPYGLTGILLAHVFFNLPLATRLLLQALEQIPGEQRQLAAQLGMRGWNHFYLLEWPWLRRALFPTAALIFMLCFASFATVLSLGGGPRATTIELAIFQALSYDYDPGKAALLSLIQMFCCLGLVMLSQRLSKVIPSGTRQLNGWRDPHDSWPARLADTVLITLALVLLLPPLLAVIADGTHRVLQGVLPEAALWQATLTSLRIAVAAGVLTVVLSMMLLWSSRELRLRQQLLAGQALELSGMLILAMPGIVLATGFFLLLNTTIGLPQQADGIVIFTNALMAIPYAMKVLENPMRDTAERYNRLCLSLGMRGWNRLRWVELRALKRPLAQALAFACVLSIGDFGVVALFGNADFRTLPFYLYQQIGAYRGQDGAFTALLLLLLCFALFSLIERLPGRHADTD; from the coding sequence ATGGCAACGCGCCGTCAGTCGCTAAGCTGGCTGCTGCCGGGCGGCAGTGCGGCGGCGCTTCTGCTGGCGGTCGCCCTGCTCGCCTTTGGTGCGTTATGGTATAGCGCGCCCGCTATCGACTGGCGGGCGCTGCTCAACGATGACTACCTGCAACATGTGCTGCTGTTCTCTTTCTGGCAGGCTTCATTGTCGGCGCTGTTCTCCGTCCTGCCCGCGATTTTTCTGGCAAGAGCGCTGTGGCGACGGCGCTTTCCTGGCCGTCTGCTGCTGCTGCGATTATGCGCAATGACGTTGGTTCTGCCGGTGCTGGTGGCGGTGTTTGGCATTCTCAGCGTGTATGGCCGCGCAGGCTGGCTGGCGACGATCTGCCACTGGCTGGGCATGAATTACACCTTTTCGCCTTACGGCCTGACCGGCATCCTGCTGGCGCACGTTTTCTTTAATTTGCCGCTGGCGACCCGGCTGCTGTTGCAGGCGCTTGAGCAGATTCCCGGTGAACAGCGCCAGTTGGCGGCACAGCTCGGCATGCGCGGCTGGAATCATTTTTATCTGCTGGAGTGGCCCTGGCTGCGTCGCGCGCTGTTTCCTACCGCCGCGCTGATTTTCATGCTCTGCTTTGCCAGTTTTGCCACCGTATTGTCGCTGGGTGGTGGACCACGCGCGACCACCATTGAGTTGGCGATTTTTCAGGCGCTCAGCTACGACTACGATCCAGGTAAAGCGGCGCTGCTGTCGCTGATTCAGATGTTCTGTTGTCTGGGATTAGTGATGCTCAGTCAGCGACTGAGCAAAGTCATCCCCTCAGGCACACGGCAGCTAAATGGCTGGCGCGATCCGCATGACAGCTGGCCCGCCCGGCTGGCGGATACGGTGCTGATTACGCTCGCACTGGTGTTGCTGCTACCGCCGTTGCTGGCGGTGATTGCTGATGGCACACACCGCGTGCTGCAAGGCGTGTTGCCGGAAGCGGCGCTGTGGCAGGCTACCCTGACCTCGCTGCGCATCGCGGTTGCCGCGGGCGTGCTGACGGTGGTATTGAGCATGATGCTGCTGTGGAGCAGCCGCGAGCTGCGCCTGCGTCAGCAGCTGCTGGCCGGACAGGCGCTGGAGCTCAGCGGCATGCTGATTCTCGCCATGCCGGGCATCGTGTTGGCTACCGGTTTTTTCCTGCTGCTCAACACCACCATTGGCTTGCCCCAGCAGGCGGACGGCATCGTGATTTTTACCAATGCATTGATGGCGATTCCTTATGCCATGAAGGTGCTGGAAAATCCGATGCGCGATACGGCCGAACGCTATAACCGACTCTGTCTTTCCCTTGGCATGCGCGGCTGGAATCGGCTGCGCTGGGTAGAGCTACGCGCGTTAAAACGTCCGCTGGCGCAGGCGCTGGCTTTTGCCTGCGTGCTGTCAATTGGCGATTTCGGCGTAGTGGCGCTGTTTGGCAATGCCGATTTCCGTACGCTGCCCTTCTACCTTTATCAGCAGATTGGCGCCTATCGCGGACAGGATGGTGCCTTCACCGCCCTGTTGCTGCTGCTGCTCTGTTTTGCCCTGTTTAGCCTGATTGAACGATTGCCTGGACGCCATGCTGACACTGACTGA
- the thiB gene encoding thiamine ABC transporter substrate binding subunit, with the protein MLKKVLPVLLLLSTPALAASPVLTVYTYDSFASEWGPGPAVKKAFEAQCGCELKFVALEDGVSLLNRLRMEGKNSKADVVLGLDNNLLQAAQQTGLFAKSDVDSSALTVPGGWHDSTFVPFDYGYFAFVYDKTRLKNPPASLKELVESDQKWRVIYEDPRTSTPGLGLLLWMQKVFGDRTPQAWQQLAQKTVTVTKGWSEAYGLFLKGEGDLVLSYTTSPAYHLIEEKKTQYAAANFAEGHYLQVEVAARLNASKQPELAKQFLQFMVSAPFQQTVATGNWMYPVDKTPLPAGFEQLTVPKTALSYSAKEVADHRAQWIAEWQRAVSR; encoded by the coding sequence GTGTTAAAAAAAGTCTTACCTGTCCTGCTGCTGTTATCCACGCCGGCGCTGGCCGCGTCCCCCGTTCTCACCGTATATACCTACGACTCTTTCGCCTCTGAATGGGGCCCCGGCCCGGCGGTAAAAAAGGCATTTGAAGCGCAATGCGGCTGCGAGCTTAAATTTGTGGCGCTGGAAGATGGCGTTTCGTTGCTGAATCGTCTGCGTATGGAAGGTAAAAACAGCAAAGCCGATGTGGTGCTGGGGCTGGATAACAATCTGCTACAGGCGGCTCAGCAAACCGGATTGTTTGCCAAAAGCGATGTCGACAGCTCGGCACTCACCGTACCGGGTGGCTGGCACGACAGTACGTTCGTGCCTTTTGATTACGGCTACTTCGCCTTCGTGTATGACAAAACGCGCCTGAAAAACCCGCCTGCCAGCCTGAAAGAGCTGGTGGAGAGCGATCAAAAATGGCGGGTCATTTATGAAGATCCGCGCACCAGCACGCCGGGATTAGGCTTACTGCTGTGGATGCAAAAAGTGTTTGGCGATCGGACACCGCAGGCGTGGCAACAGCTGGCGCAGAAAACGGTCACGGTCACTAAAGGCTGGAGCGAAGCCTATGGTCTGTTTCTGAAAGGAGAAGGTGACCTGGTACTGAGTTATACCACTTCGCCCGCTTATCATCTGATTGAAGAGAAGAAAACCCAGTACGCCGCGGCTAACTTTGCCGAAGGCCACTATTTACAGGTGGAAGTGGCCGCGCGCCTTAATGCCAGCAAACAGCCTGAACTAGCGAAACAGTTCCTGCAGTTTATGGTAAGCGCGCCTTTCCAGCAGACTGTTGCCACCGGTAACTGGATGTATCCAGTGGATAAAACCCCGCTGCCGGCGGGCTTTGAACAGCTAACCGTGCCGAAAACGGCGCTGAGCTACTCGGCGAAAGAGGTCGCCGATCACCGTGCGCAATGGATAGCCGAATGGCAACGCGCCGTCAGTCGCTAA
- a CDS encoding DedA family protein, whose amino-acid sequence MEAWLEQLMAQSMGWALVTIGLVAFFESLALVGLILPGTVLMASLGALIGGGHINLYSAWAAGTAGCFLGDWISYYIGWKFKGPLHRWRFLKKHQRMLDKTEHALHEHSMFTILVGRFVGPTRPLIPMVAGMLELPVRKFAPPNIVGCLLWPPLYFLPGILAGVAVDVPKDAQSGLFKWLLLGVALLIWLAVWLCWRWWRGDKKRDWASAWLPAARLRWLAPLMMLAAIASFVAIQFHPMMPIFRDLLWKVFIG is encoded by the coding sequence ATGGAAGCCTGGCTGGAACAACTGATGGCGCAGTCGATGGGCTGGGCGCTGGTCACGATCGGATTAGTGGCTTTTTTTGAGTCACTGGCGCTGGTCGGCCTTATTCTGCCGGGAACGGTGCTGATGGCGTCGCTGGGCGCACTGATTGGCGGCGGTCACATTAATCTCTATTCTGCCTGGGCTGCCGGTACCGCAGGCTGCTTTCTGGGCGACTGGATCTCCTACTACATCGGCTGGAAGTTCAAGGGGCCGCTGCACCGCTGGCGGTTCCTGAAAAAGCATCAGCGAATGCTGGATAAAACTGAGCATGCGCTGCATGAACACAGCATGTTTACCATTCTGGTAGGGCGTTTTGTCGGGCCGACGCGGCCGCTGATCCCGATGGTGGCAGGCATGCTGGAACTGCCGGTGAGAAAATTCGCGCCGCCAAACATTGTCGGCTGCCTGCTCTGGCCTCCGCTCTATTTTCTGCCGGGTATTTTGGCCGGTGTGGCGGTGGATGTGCCGAAAGATGCGCAAAGCGGGCTGTTTAAATGGCTGCTGCTGGGTGTGGCACTGCTGATCTGGCTGGCCGTCTGGCTCTGCTGGCGTTGGTGGCGCGGCGATAAAAAGCGCGACTGGGCCAGCGCCTGGTTACCGGCCGCACGTTTGCGCTGGCTGGCGCCGTTAATGATGCTGGCGGCCATCGCCAGTTTCGTGGCGATTCAGTTTCATCCGATGATGCCGATTTTCCGCGATCTGTTATGGAAAGTGTTTATCGGCTAG
- the leuC gene encoding 3-isopropylmalate dehydratase large subunit, with protein MKTLYQKLFDAHVVHETPDETPLLYIDRHLVHEVTSPQAFDGLRAHGRKVRQPSKTFATMDHNVSTQTKDINASGEMARIQMQELIKNCADFGVQLYDLNHPFQGIVHVIGPEQGMTLPGMTIVCGDSHTATHGAFGSLAFGIGTSEVEHVLATQTLKQGRAKTMKIEVTGQAAEGITAKDIVLAIIGKTGSAGGTGHVVEFCGEAIEALSMEGRMTLCNMAIEMGAKAGLVAPDETTFAYLQGRQFAPKGEKWEQAVAYWRTLKSDSDAQFDSVVTLQAADIAPQVTWGTNPGQVIAVNQPIPNPASFADPVERASAEKALAYMDLQPGIRLTDVAIDKVFIGSCTNSRIEDLRAAAAIAKGRKVAAGVVAMVVPGSGPVKAQAEQEGLDKIFLDAGFEWRLPGCSMCLAMNNDRLNPGERCASTSNRNFEGRQGRGGRTHLVSPAMAAAAAVTGHFADIRELN; from the coding sequence GCGTTTGACGGCCTGCGCGCCCATGGCCGCAAGGTGCGTCAGCCATCGAAAACGTTCGCCACCATGGATCACAACGTGTCGACGCAAACCAAAGACATCAACGCTTCGGGCGAGATGGCGCGTATTCAGATGCAGGAACTGATCAAGAACTGCGCTGACTTTGGCGTGCAGTTGTATGATCTGAATCACCCGTTTCAGGGCATCGTGCATGTGATCGGTCCTGAGCAAGGCATGACTCTGCCCGGCATGACTATTGTGTGCGGCGATTCACACACCGCCACGCACGGCGCGTTTGGCTCGCTGGCGTTTGGTATCGGCACCTCGGAAGTGGAACATGTGCTGGCGACGCAGACGCTGAAGCAGGGCCGGGCGAAGACGATGAAAATCGAAGTCACCGGCCAGGCGGCTGAAGGCATTACCGCCAAAGATATCGTGCTGGCAATCATCGGCAAAACCGGCAGCGCTGGCGGTACCGGTCACGTGGTGGAGTTCTGTGGCGAAGCGATTGAAGCGCTGAGCATGGAAGGCCGCATGACGCTGTGCAACATGGCGATTGAAATGGGTGCCAAAGCGGGCCTGGTGGCGCCGGATGAAACCACGTTTGCGTATCTGCAGGGCCGTCAGTTCGCACCAAAAGGCGAAAAATGGGAGCAGGCAGTAGCCTACTGGCGCACGCTGAAATCGGACAGCGATGCGCAATTCGACAGCGTTGTCACCTTGCAGGCTGCGGATATCGCGCCACAGGTGACCTGGGGCACGAACCCGGGTCAGGTTATTGCCGTAAACCAGCCGATTCCTAACCCCGCCTCTTTCGCCGATCCGGTTGAGCGCGCCTCCGCTGAGAAAGCGCTGGCCTATATGGATCTGCAGCCAGGCATTCGGTTGACCGACGTTGCTATCGATAAAGTGTTTATCGGTTCGTGCACCAACTCACGCATCGAAGATTTACGTGCCGCGGCCGCGATCGCCAAAGGCCGTAAAGTGGCGGCGGGCGTGGTCGCAATGGTGGTGCCCGGTTCTGGCCCGGTAAAAGCGCAGGCTGAACAGGAAGGCCTGGATAAGATCTTCCTTGATGCCGGTTTTGAATGGCGTCTGCCTGGCTGCTCAATGTGCCTGGCGATGAACAACGATCGTCTGAATCCCGGCGAACGCTGTGCCTCTACCAGCAACCGTAACTTTGAAGGCCGTCAGGGCCGTGGCGGCCGAACGCATCTGGTAAGCCCGGCGATGGCCGCCGCAGCAGCTGTTACCGGCCATTTTGCCGACATTCGCGAACTGAATTAA
- the thiQ gene encoding thiamine ABC transporter ATP-binding protein ThiQ codes for MLTLTDLTYLYNHLPMRFSLSLQAGERVAVLGPSGAGKSTLLSLIAGFLPVSSGELMIAHQHHTFSAPAQRPVSMLFQEHNLFPHLTVAQNIGLGLHPGLKLDAAQQQARNDIARRVGLSELMDRLPEQLSGGQRQRVALARCLVRQQPVLLLDEPFSALDPALRKEMLQLVEMVCIERNITLLMVSHSIEDAAHIAPRSVLVVEGEIYWEGATAQLLSGEVDAAAVLGIPRR; via the coding sequence ATGCTGACACTGACTGATCTGACCTATCTGTATAACCATCTGCCGATGCGCTTTTCCCTCAGCCTGCAGGCGGGCGAGCGGGTCGCGGTGCTCGGGCCGAGCGGTGCCGGAAAAAGCACGCTGCTGAGTTTGATTGCCGGTTTTTTGCCGGTTTCCAGCGGCGAGTTAATGATTGCCCATCAGCACCATACGTTCAGCGCGCCGGCGCAGCGTCCGGTTTCGATGCTGTTTCAGGAGCACAATCTTTTTCCACATCTTACCGTGGCGCAAAACATTGGACTCGGCCTGCATCCCGGCCTGAAGCTCGATGCCGCGCAGCAGCAGGCACGCAACGATATTGCCCGGCGTGTCGGCCTGAGCGAGTTGATGGATCGGTTGCCAGAGCAGCTTTCCGGCGGCCAGCGTCAGCGCGTGGCGCTGGCCCGCTGTCTGGTGCGTCAGCAGCCGGTGCTGCTGCTGGACGAGCCTTTTTCAGCGCTTGATCCCGCCCTGCGTAAAGAGATGCTGCAGCTGGTGGAAATGGTCTGTATTGAACGCAACATTACGCTGCTGATGGTGTCGCACAGCATTGAAGATGCCGCACACATTGCGCCGCGCAGCGTGCTGGTGGTGGAAGGCGAGATTTACTGGGAAGGTGCCACCGCCCAGTTGCTGAGCGGTGAAGTGGATGCCGCCGCGGTATTAGGCATTCCGCGGCGGTAA